The Kitasatospora sp. NBC_00374 genome has a segment encoding these proteins:
- a CDS encoding NADPH-dependent FMN reductase, translating to MSKLKIIVGTTRPTRAADRVAPWVASVAAAHERFEVEVLDLRDWPLPFFSEHFGTIGDIHDPTYSEPVVKAWNAKIKDADACVVVTGEYNHSVPGVLKNAIDSVWVSNAFRNKPVAVVGYSAGIGGGTRAIEHLAQIMVEAEAVPLRNTVVIPFVDDAFDDAGRPTSPLTSAGLAVALDDLAWWSAALEQARAAGELPPGRARLRAAMLDAESRRR from the coding sequence ATGTCCAAGCTGAAGATCATCGTGGGGACCACGCGCCCGACCAGGGCGGCCGACAGGGTGGCACCATGGGTGGCATCCGTCGCCGCCGCCCACGAACGCTTCGAGGTCGAGGTGCTGGACCTGCGGGACTGGCCGCTGCCGTTCTTCTCCGAGCACTTCGGCACCATCGGCGACATCCACGACCCGACGTACTCCGAGCCGGTCGTGAAGGCGTGGAACGCGAAGATCAAGGACGCGGATGCCTGCGTCGTCGTGACGGGCGAGTACAACCACAGCGTCCCGGGCGTCCTGAAGAACGCCATCGACTCGGTCTGGGTATCCAACGCGTTCCGCAACAAGCCGGTCGCCGTCGTCGGCTACAGCGCCGGCATCGGCGGCGGTACCCGGGCGATCGAGCACCTCGCCCAGATCATGGTGGAGGCGGAGGCCGTGCCGCTTCGCAACACGGTCGTGATCCCGTTCGTCGACGACGCGTTCGATGACGCGGGCCGACCCACCAGCCCACTGACGAGCGCGGGACTCGCTGTCGCACTCGACGACCTGGCCTGGTGGTCGGCCGCACTGGAGCAGGCCCGTGCGGCCGGCGAGCTGCCGCCGGGCCGGGCCCGGCTGCGTGCCGCGATGCTCGACGCGGAATCCCGCAGGCGTTGA